From the Lactuca sativa cultivar Salinas chromosome 9, Lsat_Salinas_v11, whole genome shotgun sequence genome, the window CTCCCCAAAACGTCGATACCGTTCTCGATGACGTGAGGCCATACCTCATTGCCGATGGCGGAAACGTGGACGTTGTATCCGTTGAAGATGGCATCGTTTCTCTTAAGCTACAAGGTTGGTTTTAGGGCTTTTTTTCTTTCTCATATTTCAATCGATTTTCTGGTTGACGAATTGCACTCATCTACTATTTCCATTGTTCAGGAATTTCTTATTTAACCCTAATAGATTAACACGTATGGTTTCTCAATGTTAGCCTCATTCATAAGACGAATCTTCATTGGAACACGAAATTGATGCAAATAATTGTGGTTTAAAGTTGTTAAATGCGTTAGTCTGATAAAATGACCCGATTCTGGTTATCCCCTTTGAAAGGCACATCCAAACACACCTTAAAAGTAAGCAATTGAAATATGATTTGAATCAGGGGCGTGTGGAAGCTGTCCAAGCTCAACAACAACCATGAAGATGGGGATCGAAAGAGTGCTGAAAGAAAAATTCGGAGATGCTGTGAAGGATATCGTTCAAGTATTTGATGAACAAGCTGCTGCAACAAGCGTTGAGgtaaagtttttgaattgttgttgtatgtaaagAATAGTTTTATAGGAATGATATTAATATATATGAGATTGAATGGTGTGCAATTGCAGGCAGTGAATGGGCATCTTGAAATACTGAGACCAGCCATAGCCAACTTTGGTGGAAGTGTGGAGGTGGTGTCAGTGTCTGTGGAAGATGGGGAATGCGTTGTCAAGTATACTGGGCCCGACTCAATTGGATCGGGAGTCAAAGCAGCAATCAAGGAGAAGTTTCCAGACATTCAGAATGTCTTCTTCACATAGACTCTATGTTGCTGCTTGCTGTTGCTGTTATAGCTTCATGGGAGAAGCAGCTAAACTCTTGGTGTATCTTAAATCTAAAAATATACCCTTATGTATTTCTATTTCTCTTAGTTTGTTGCGTATGTAAATATGCATATACACCATcatactataatatatatattggCCAAAGTATGCTTCTCTGTTTAAGTGCATCTGTAGTTTATGATTGAGATGCTtatattttcatgtaacttataaATAAGAAACTCGATGTTTAATTATCTACATATGAGATGATTTAGATTAATTTAATGAAATAATTACATCTATGTATTAGTCAAAGACATGAGTTCAAGATAAACATATTTAGTTAGTGTAAGTTTAGAAACGAGAATAGGATATATCGATCATTTATATGGAGATATTCTAGCCTTCTAGGAGCCATTGATTGGGTCTGTGTAGCAACACATGGAAAGCATGTGAACGATTTCTGAAGGTAAGGATTATACTTATAGTGGGTCATGTTTATGGCTGCAGAGAGATGGAATTTTGAATAATgtctaaaccaattaaaaagaTTCTTTTAACTTTTTCTATCATCCATTTTAATTCAACTTCAAGTTAATTTACCTACCATAActtcatttgattttttttcccTCTTTGAATCGGCTGGAAATAAAAGATTTAGGAGATGTTTTTAAATTATAATTCacattaagggggtgtttggcttatctttttagagttgtgttttggtgttttggtgtTCAGTGACCTCATTTTGCTCAAGAGTTCTAGCGGCTGAtaaattttgaacaatttgttTCTTTTCACAAAAACCTTCAGTAGAGTTTATAGTTACATTTTAAACTCCGTGTCGTGAACTTATGAGTTGCTTGAATTCCATATCATATAACACTTCACTCTGTTTGACCAAGGACATGATCTCATCAGCTTCATCCCTTTTGTTGCATAAAAACATTACCATGTAAACCTTGAAAACTCATCAACAATGACTAATGAGTATCTTTTACCACCATGAGACTCAACGGGAACAGTGTCAAATAAGTCCATATGAAAAATATGAAATGGTTCAGTGATGGAAGAACATAACATTGTTTTAAAGAAGACTTGGTTTTTTCCCTTTTTCACATGTAACACAAATTTTATACTTAACAAATATTATCTTAGGAATCCCTCTCAGAAACCGATCATTAGCAATTTTAGATATAACCTTAAAGTTAAGATGAAGGAGTCTTTTGTGCCACAACCAGTTCAG encodes:
- the LOC111882617 gene encoding nifU-like protein 1, chloroplastic; its protein translation is MALATPILMSHPQFQTSFFTKSNNQVTPSPVSILIRNRIQMVVPQSQRYIITVKAMAGGGLYSAQQFELTPQNVDTVLDDVRPYLIADGGNVDVVSVEDGIVSLKLQGACGSCPSSTTTMKMGIERVLKEKFGDAVKDIVQVFDEQAAATSVEAVNGHLEILRPAIANFGGSVEVVSVSVEDGECVVKYTGPDSIGSGVKAAIKEKFPDIQNVFFT